Part of the Desulfuromonadales bacterium genome, ATACCCTGGAGATTCTGCACCGGGAGAACCCGGCGGACGAATACTTTTTCATCGTCGGCATGGATTCCTTCCGCGACATCACCTCCTGGAAGGAGTACCGCCGTCTTTTCGAGCTGGCGCACATCGTCGTCGCCGCCCGCCCCGGCAGCCCCGGCGGAGATCCGCTCGGCCTGCTGCCCGTTGCCATCCGGGCCGACTTCTGTTATGATTGCGCCGCCAAAACGCTGCAGCATCGCTGCGGTACGTCGGTGATTTTCCTTCAAGAAACCCGACTCGACATCTCCTCCACCCGGATTCGCCGGATGGTGGCCGAGGGGCGCTCGATTCACTACCTCGTTCCCGCCGCCGTTGAGGACTACATCGTCCGCCACGGTTTCTACCGTGGCCAGGAAAGGTTATAACCGCTTGGAATCGAAACAACGGGCCATCCTCTGCGCCGCCTACGCTCTGGAGAAAAAGGCCTTCGACGTCCGCATTCTCGAAGTGCGGGGGCTTTCATCCCTGACCGATTACCTGTTGCTTGCCTCGGGCCGTTCCGACCGACAGGTCCAGGCGGTGGCCGAGTCGGTGCGCCTCGGACTGAAAAAGGACCATGCCATTCTCCCTCTGGCGGTCGAAGGAATGAACGAGGGGCGCTGGGTGCTCATCGATTACGGCGACGTCATGGTACACATCTTCCAGCAACCGGTTCGGGAGTTCTACGATCTTGACGGGCTCTGGAGCGAAGCGGCCGAGATCTCCGTTCCCGACGAGTATCATTGGGAGCGGCAGGCCGGGGCAAGGTGAAACTTCGTCTGGTCTGCGTCGGCAAGGTCTCGGAGCACTACCTGCGGGACGGTGTCGACGATTTTGCCGCCCGCATCACGCGCTATATGCCGCTGCTGGTAAGCGAACTGAAGGAAGAAAAGGTCGGCGGCAAAAAGGGCGATCCCCGCCACCTGCGCGAACGGGAGGGGGAGCGGATTCTGGAGAAGATCCCGGCAACGGCATTCACCGTCGTTCTCGATGAACGCGGCAAAACCATGACTTCTGAAGGTGTGGCCGCCCTGCTGGAGCGCCACATGGTGCAGGGGACTCCAGAAGTGGCGCTGGTCAT contains:
- the nadD gene encoding nicotinate-nucleotide adenylyltransferase yields the protein MRIGILGGTFNPIHLAHLRIAEEVREVCALDQILFIPAALPPHKNVAEDVPFAHRLAMVELAVADNRYFRVSDLEGRRTGKSYSVHTLEILHRENPADEYFFIVGMDSFRDITSWKEYRRLFELAHIVVAARPGSPGGDPLGLLPVAIRADFCYDCAAKTLQHRCGTSVIFLQETRLDISSTRIRRMVAEGRSIHYLVPAAVEDYIVRHGFYRGQERL
- the rsfS gene encoding ribosome silencing factor; protein product: MESKQRAILCAAYALEKKAFDVRILEVRGLSSLTDYLLLASGRSDRQVQAVAESVRLGLKKDHAILPLAVEGMNEGRWVLIDYGDVMVHIFQQPVREFYDLDGLWSEAAEISVPDEYHWERQAGAR
- a CDS encoding 23S rRNA (pseudouridine(1915)-N(3))-methyltransferase RlmH produces the protein MKLRLVCVGKVSEHYLRDGVDDFAARITRYMPLLVSELKEEKVGGKKGDPRHLREREGERILEKIPATAFTVVLDERGKTMTSEGVAALLERHMVQGTPEVALVIGGPYGLSEAVRGRADLLLSLSPMTFTHQMARLFLLEQIYRGLTILRNEPYHNR